A single window of uncultured Fretibacterium sp. DNA harbors:
- a CDS encoding FliH/SctL family protein has product MSSVRQKVLRTVRLLPEAVKIGMESEAALSLEQGEEQRSHEGEAVPEALIPRERGENEELRERMEDLRRRLDDAERRNADLSRERAELEAETERLRLDYAERERALESRVQGEEERAREEGRLQGEAEGRESGHAEGLRTAKVEVEALYLKKLGGVVSLLESIAARLEENFSELAALNQPRMLRLWFDMLGRMLKREVELKPDAVLPVLADVLTRLSDKNSVVIYVSPEDIALLQNSLDQEFEEVLRGVRHLELKPDASVDRGSCIVETGLGVYDARWRTQIEQIESSIEKLFQKLGKPAKRLSARRRKEGETEGGKDAAPSPQPAGTRKRRAGTRRAAGDDASDKAPDEGAPE; this is encoded by the coding sequence TTGTCTAGCGTTCGTCAGAAGGTACTGCGCACGGTTCGCCTGCTGCCTGAGGCCGTCAAGATTGGAATGGAGTCCGAGGCTGCTCTTTCCCTGGAACAAGGGGAGGAGCAGCGTTCCCATGAAGGGGAGGCCGTCCCGGAGGCCTTGATTCCGAGGGAACGGGGCGAGAACGAGGAGCTTCGGGAGCGGATGGAGGACCTGCGCCGGCGTCTGGACGACGCGGAGAGGCGCAATGCGGACCTGTCCCGAGAGAGGGCGGAGCTGGAGGCGGAGACGGAGCGTCTCCGCCTGGATTATGCCGAGAGGGAGCGGGCTCTGGAGTCGCGCGTGCAGGGCGAGGAGGAACGCGCGCGCGAGGAGGGGCGCCTTCAGGGCGAGGCCGAGGGACGGGAGTCCGGCCATGCCGAGGGGCTCAGGACGGCCAAGGTCGAGGTGGAGGCCCTGTACCTCAAGAAGCTGGGGGGGGTGGTCTCCCTTCTGGAGTCCATCGCGGCCCGCCTGGAGGAGAATTTTTCCGAGCTGGCAGCACTGAACCAGCCCCGAATGCTGCGGCTCTGGTTCGACATGCTGGGGCGTATGCTGAAGCGGGAGGTCGAGCTGAAGCCGGACGCGGTTCTGCCCGTGCTGGCCGATGTCCTGACGCGCCTCAGCGACAAGAACAGCGTGGTGATCTACGTATCGCCCGAGGATATCGCCCTCCTCCAGAACAGCCTGGATCAGGAGTTCGAGGAGGTGCTGCGCGGCGTGCGCCATTTGGAGCTGAAGCCGGATGCCAGCGTGGACCGCGGAAGCTGCATCGTGGAGACCGGCCTTGGGGTTTACGACGCTCGCTGGCGCACCCAGATAGAGCAGATAGAGTCCTCGATCGAAAAGTTGTTCCAAAAGCTGGGCAAGCCGGCCAAAAGGCTTTCGGCCCGTCGAAGGAAGGAAGGGGAAACGGAGGGTGGAAAGGACGCGGCGCCCTCCCCGCAGCCGGCGGGGACGCGGAAGAGGAGGGCCGGGACCCGAAGGGCCGCGGGCGATGACGCATCGGACAAGGCGCCGGACGAGGGGGCCCCGGAGTGA
- a CDS encoding flagellar FliJ family protein, protein MHQRIRRFNRILKLREDNRRSEQALLAAERREEKDVMDRLFSLEGEKSKAVEDFCGCGCGGSTASCSELWFRRQFIDSIEDRIHEGRDSLQDVRQRIAGTEARLVERHRDVRVMETYVDRLRAVDFQNRMEAEQLELDDVAMVRYSRMKKGAEA, encoded by the coding sequence GTGCATCAGCGTATTCGAAGGTTCAACCGCATCCTGAAGCTGAGGGAGGACAACAGGCGATCCGAGCAGGCCCTTCTGGCGGCGGAGCGCCGGGAGGAGAAGGACGTCATGGACCGGCTCTTCTCCCTGGAGGGGGAGAAGTCGAAGGCTGTGGAGGATTTCTGCGGCTGCGGCTGTGGTGGGAGCACGGCGTCCTGCTCGGAGCTCTGGTTCCGCCGGCAGTTCATCGATTCGATCGAGGACCGGATTCATGAGGGCCGGGACTCCCTGCAGGATGTCCGCCAGAGGATCGCGGGGACGGAGGCGCGTCTGGTGGAGCGCCATCGGGATGTCCGCGTCATGGAGACCTATGTCGATCGGCTCAGGGCCGTCGATTTTCAAAACCGAATGGAGGCCGAACAGCTTGAGCTGGATGACGTGGCCATGGTACGCTATTCGCGGATGAAAA
- the fliG gene encoding flagellar motor switch protein FliG: TLEVANLRKVTPELKLEVLKEAQEILMAREFMARGGVDYARDVLERALGPERAQNLLARITASLQVRPFDFMRHTDPQQVLGFIQGEHPQTIALILSYLEAPQAAMILSGLPAVMQAEVAKRIARMDRITPEVLREVERVLERKLSTVMGQDFTMAGGIDAVVAIVNSADRTTERNIMEHLEENDPELAEEIKKRLFVFEDIIRLDDRSLQRVLREVDMKELGLALKGATEELRTKFFKNMSKRAAEMLQEDMDYMGPVRVKDVEESQQKVVNIVRGLEEQGEIVIASGGEDELVV, from the coding sequence TCACGCTCGAGGTGGCCAACCTGCGCAAGGTGACGCCCGAGCTCAAGCTCGAGGTCCTGAAGGAGGCGCAGGAAATCCTGATGGCCCGGGAGTTCATGGCCCGTGGCGGGGTGGACTACGCGCGCGACGTCTTGGAGCGCGCCCTAGGGCCGGAGAGGGCCCAGAACCTTCTGGCGCGGATCACGGCGAGCCTCCAGGTTCGGCCGTTCGATTTCATGCGCCACACCGACCCGCAGCAGGTCCTGGGCTTTATCCAGGGCGAGCACCCCCAGACGATCGCCTTGATCCTGTCGTACCTGGAGGCGCCTCAGGCTGCCATGATCCTCAGCGGCCTGCCCGCGGTCATGCAGGCCGAGGTGGCCAAGCGCATCGCCCGGATGGACCGCATTACGCCCGAGGTGCTTCGGGAGGTGGAACGGGTGCTGGAGCGCAAGCTGAGCACGGTCATGGGGCAGGACTTCACGATGGCCGGAGGCATCGATGCGGTGGTCGCCATCGTGAACAGCGCCGACCGGACCACGGAGCGCAACATCATGGAACATTTGGAGGAGAACGACCCCGAGCTGGCGGAGGAGATCAAGAAGCGCCTCTTCGTATTCGAGGACATAATCCGATTGGACGACCGCTCGTTGCAGCGCGTCCTGCGCGAGGTCGACATGAAGGAGCTGGGGCTGGCCCTCAAGGGGGCGACCGAGGAGCTTCGGACGAAGTTCTTCAAGAACATGTCCAAGCGCGCGGCGGAGATGCTGCAGGAGGATATGGACTACATGGGCCCGGTTCGCGTCAAGGACGTGGAGGAGTCCCAGCAGAAGGTCGTCAATATCGTCAGGGGTTTGGAGGAGCAGGGCGAGATCGTCATAGCCTCGGGCGGAGAGGACGAGCTCGTTGTCTAG
- the fliI gene encoding flagellar protein export ATPase FliI, which produces MTQPGLFSILEAELAQLPLVKINGRVAQVVGLVAESQGPDVRVGDLCRICFRDGSHGLDAEVVGFRDDRVLLMPLGDLREVGPGCDVISTNHPLEVGVGEALLGRILDGLGEPMDDRGPLAATDFYPLYAEPPHPLRRQMVERPLSVGVRVVDGMLTLGTGQRIGIFAGSGVGKSTLLGMMARYTTADVNVISLVGERGREVREFIERDLGPEGLARSVLIIATSDQPPLIRLKAALTATAVAEYFRDRGRNVLLMMDSVTRVARAQREIGLAIGEPPATRGYTPSVFEMLPRLLERAGAGERGSITGIYTVLVEGDDMNEPVADTVRGVLDGHIVLSRKIASRNFYPAVSVLESVSRVMPAIVSPEHLAAAGRIRDLLATYTESEDLINIGAYKAGSNARVDWALSHLDSVRGFLEQRVDESSSFEETDRRMLALAPQP; this is translated from the coding sequence GTGACGCAGCCTGGCCTGTTCTCCATCCTGGAGGCCGAGCTGGCGCAACTCCCCCTGGTCAAGATCAACGGAAGGGTCGCGCAGGTCGTGGGGCTGGTCGCGGAGTCCCAGGGGCCGGACGTTCGTGTGGGGGACCTGTGCCGCATCTGTTTCCGGGACGGCTCACATGGTCTGGACGCGGAGGTCGTCGGGTTCCGGGATGACCGGGTGCTCTTGATGCCCCTGGGGGACCTGCGCGAGGTCGGGCCGGGCTGCGATGTGATCTCGACGAATCATCCCCTGGAGGTTGGGGTCGGGGAGGCCCTGCTGGGCCGCATCCTGGACGGCTTGGGGGAGCCCATGGACGACAGGGGGCCCCTGGCGGCCACGGATTTTTATCCCCTGTACGCGGAGCCGCCGCACCCCCTGAGGCGTCAGATGGTGGAGCGTCCCCTGTCCGTGGGGGTGCGCGTTGTCGATGGGATGCTGACCCTCGGGACGGGTCAGAGGATCGGGATCTTCGCGGGGTCCGGGGTTGGCAAGAGCACGCTCCTGGGGATGATGGCCCGGTACACCACGGCGGACGTCAACGTCATCTCCCTGGTGGGCGAGCGTGGGCGCGAGGTGCGGGAGTTCATCGAACGGGACCTGGGGCCGGAGGGCCTTGCGCGCTCCGTTCTGATTATCGCGACCTCGGACCAGCCGCCCTTGATACGCCTCAAGGCGGCGCTGACCGCGACCGCCGTTGCGGAGTACTTCCGGGACCGGGGCAGGAACGTCCTGCTGATGATGGACTCGGTGACCCGCGTCGCTCGGGCGCAGAGGGAGATCGGCCTGGCGATCGGCGAGCCCCCGGCCACTAGAGGCTACACGCCCTCGGTGTTCGAGATGCTGCCCCGCCTGCTGGAGCGGGCCGGGGCGGGCGAGAGGGGCAGTATCACCGGCATCTACACCGTGCTGGTCGAGGGCGACGACATGAACGAGCCCGTTGCGGACACGGTGAGGGGCGTCCTGGACGGGCACATCGTGCTGTCCCGCAAGATCGCGTCGCGTAACTTCTATCCGGCCGTCAGTGTGCTGGAGAGCGTTAGCCGCGTCATGCCGGCCATCGTCTCCCCGGAGCACCTGGCGGCCGCCGGACGCATCCGGGACCTGCTGGCCACCTATACGGAGTCCGAGGACCTGATCAACATCGGGGCCTACAAGGCGGGTTCCAACGCGCGGGTGGACTGGGCGCTCTCGCACCTGGACAGTGTGCGCGGTTTTCTGGAGCAGCGCGTGGACGAGAGCTCCTCGTTCGAGGAGACGGACAGGCGGATGCTGGCCCTGGCCCCGCAGCCGTGA